In Aquimarina spinulae, a single window of DNA contains:
- the egtD gene encoding L-histidine N(alpha)-methyltransferase — translation MNSKDQKVLVSTFEKEVCEGLTAFPKYLSSKFFYDEIGDELFQQIMALPEYYLTRAEYEIFATHKSDIIQKFDTNKEGFDLIELGAGDGKKTKVLLQELLNQNYDFTYSPIDISENAIDGLVKNLNQEMPEVMVQGQIGEYFEVLDRLKHISDRKKVIMVLGSNIGNLLHARAIQFLKKLYNAMHTGDLLFIGFDQKKHPQKVLDAYNDKSGVTAAFNKNVLARINKELNGNFDLDKFMHWETYDPENGTAKSYLVSKEKQTVDIDSLSLQVHFEAWESIHTEISQKYDDDIVKWLAKESGLKIVKSFSDQNNDYKDYLITKEE, via the coding sequence ATGAATTCTAAAGATCAAAAAGTACTGGTTTCTACTTTCGAGAAAGAAGTATGCGAAGGTTTAACTGCGTTTCCCAAATACCTGTCATCCAAATTTTTTTATGACGAAATTGGAGACGAACTCTTTCAGCAGATAATGGCATTGCCAGAATATTATCTTACACGAGCAGAGTATGAAATTTTTGCAACTCACAAATCCGATATTATTCAAAAATTCGATACCAATAAAGAAGGTTTTGACTTAATAGAATTGGGAGCAGGAGATGGGAAAAAAACAAAAGTGTTATTACAAGAATTACTAAATCAAAACTACGATTTTACATATAGCCCTATTGATATTAGCGAAAATGCTATTGATGGATTGGTGAAAAACTTAAACCAGGAAATGCCAGAAGTTATGGTTCAAGGGCAAATAGGTGAGTATTTTGAAGTCTTAGATCGATTAAAACATATAAGCGATCGTAAAAAAGTAATCATGGTTCTAGGGTCTAATATTGGGAATCTATTGCACGCCAGAGCTATTCAGTTTTTGAAAAAATTATATAATGCAATGCATACTGGTGATTTGCTTTTTATAGGATTTGACCAAAAAAAACATCCTCAGAAAGTTTTAGATGCATATAACGACAAATCTGGAGTAACAGCAGCTTTTAATAAGAATGTTTTAGCAAGAATTAATAAAGAACTTAATGGGAATTTTGATCTGGATAAGTTTATGCATTGGGAGACATATGATCCCGAAAATGGAACCGCTAAAAGTTATTTGGTGAGCAAAGAAAAACAAACTGTCGATATCGATAGTTTGTCGTTGCAAGTTCACTTCGAAGCCTGGGAGAGTATTCATACCGAGATTTCTCAGAAATATGATGATGATATTGTAAAGTGGCTGGCAAAAGAATCTGGTTTGAAAATTGTGAAATCTTTTTCGGATCAGAATAACGATTACAAAGATTATCTAATTACAAAAGAAGAATAA
- a CDS encoding aminotransferase class V-fold PLP-dependent enzyme: MKNLRKEFPVLSNNTYLNTASSGLLYDSLLDFRQEHDLDFLIGGSLFRDHQQNFLNSVRKTIATFFGSSDDNVVLTPNFSLGFNTILSGLDKNKKVLMLDEDYPSINFAVTSKGFNVCYATIDATVEQNIENAIQKHKPDIFAFSLVQYINGIAIDLDFLTQLKAKHPDILFIADATQFCGTRAFDFNASGIDILGCSGYKWLLGGYGNGFMLFNHKVLDQITPSSYIDAAAKTNYDPSYTSLQARFECGHLDTFNFGSLQYSLNFLNKISIATIEEHMNTLSDYAKSEFAKLNVLEENVVKRQRHSTIFNIKGDQKLHAHLKKHHIITSLRGPGIRISLHFYNTKEDIEKLIDVLHRYR; encoded by the coding sequence ATGAAGAATTTAAGAAAAGAATTTCCTGTTTTATCTAACAATACCTATCTCAACACAGCATCTTCTGGATTACTTTATGATTCGCTTTTAGATTTTAGACAGGAACATGATTTAGATTTTCTTATTGGCGGAAGTCTGTTTAGAGATCATCAACAGAATTTTTTAAATAGTGTGCGCAAAACTATTGCAACATTTTTTGGAAGCTCTGATGACAATGTAGTATTAACTCCTAATTTTTCTCTAGGCTTCAATACAATATTGAGCGGGTTAGATAAAAATAAAAAGGTCTTAATGCTGGATGAAGACTATCCTTCTATTAACTTTGCTGTCACCAGTAAAGGATTTAATGTTTGTTACGCAACAATAGATGCTACAGTAGAACAAAATATTGAAAATGCCATACAAAAACATAAGCCTGATATTTTTGCATTTAGCCTGGTACAATACATTAATGGTATTGCAATAGATCTTGATTTCCTTACCCAATTAAAAGCCAAACATCCTGATATACTTTTTATTGCTGATGCTACACAGTTTTGTGGCACCAGGGCTTTCGATTTTAATGCTTCGGGGATTGATATTTTGGGATGTAGTGGTTATAAATGGTTACTGGGCGGGTATGGTAATGGATTTATGTTGTTTAACCATAAAGTATTAGATCAGATTACACCTTCTTCATATATCGATGCTGCTGCTAAAACCAATTATGATCCATCATACACAAGTTTGCAAGCAAGATTTGAATGTGGTCATCTAGACACCTTCAATTTTGGAAGCCTACAATACTCTCTAAATTTTTTAAACAAAATAAGCATTGCAACTATTGAAGAACATATGAACACATTAAGTGATTATGCAAAATCAGAATTTGCCAAACTAAATGTATTAGAAGAAAATGTGGTAAAACGCCAAAGACATAGTACAATTTTTAATATAAAGGGGGATCAGAAATTACATGCACATTTAAAAAAACATCATATAATTACTTCTCTTCGAGGACCAGGGATTCGAATTAGTCTTCATTTTTATAATACCAAAGAGGATATAGAAAAATTAATTGATGTACTACATCGTTATCGTTAA
- a CDS encoding DUF427 domain-containing protein: protein MKAIWNGQVLAESNDTKVIENNHYFPPEAIKKEFFKSSDTHTNCPWKGVASYYTIEVDGKENKDAAWYYPNTSDLAKQIKGYVAFWKGVEVVD, encoded by the coding sequence ATGAAAGCAATTTGGAATGGACAGGTATTAGCAGAAAGTAATGATACTAAAGTGATAGAGAATAATCACTATTTCCCCCCCGAAGCAATAAAAAAAGAATTTTTTAAATCCAGTGATACACATACTAATTGCCCTTGGAAAGGAGTAGCATCGTATTATACGATCGAGGTAGATGGAAAAGAAAATAAAGATGCGGCATGGTATTACCCAAATACTAGTGATCTGGCAAAGCAAATCAAAGGATATGTTGCTTTTTGGAAAGGTGTTGAAGTTGTGGATTAA
- a CDS encoding isoamylase early set domain-containing protein, whose protein sequence is MAITKQYLKSKPICKVTFIVPAKEANNVSVAGEFNEWNTEATILKKLKNGNFKGTIDLPKDNKFEFKYVVDGEWTNEIEADGYQWNDFAAADNSLLVV, encoded by the coding sequence ATGGCGATTACTAAGCAATACTTAAAATCTAAACCTATTTGTAAAGTTACTTTTATCGTTCCTGCGAAAGAAGCAAATAATGTAAGCGTAGCCGGAGAATTTAATGAATGGAATACAGAAGCTACCATTTTGAAAAAGTTAAAAAACGGAAACTTTAAAGGAACCATTGATCTTCCTAAAGACAACAAATTTGAATTTAAATATGTTGTAGATGGTGAATGGACAAACGAGATCGAAGCTGACGGATATCAGTGGAACGATTTTGCAGCTGCAGACAATAGTTTACTTGTCGTATAA